The Rhododendron vialii isolate Sample 1 chromosome 5a, ASM3025357v1 genome contains a region encoding:
- the LOC131326394 gene encoding uncharacterized protein LOC131326394: MVVVNPFSKEMAIRKRIASIFNKREEDFPSLREYNDYLEEVEDMTFNLIEGIDVPAIEAKIAQYQKENAEQIINAQARKAEEYAAALAASKGHPDSDPTTSQSFQGGVGAGAQGYYAPAVAGGAIGQPRPTGMAPQPIPIGSNPDMHAYNYDNEEMTRLRAERGGRAGGWSMELSRKRALEEAFSSIWI, encoded by the exons ATGGTTGTCGTCAATCCCTTCTCCAAGGAGATGGCCATTCGCAAAAGAATCGCCAgcat ATTTAATAAAAGAGAGGAGGATTTCCCATCATTGAGAGAGTACAATGATTATTTGGAGGAAGTGGAAGATATGA CCTTCAATTTGATTGAAGGAATAGATGTTCCTGCTATTGAGGCAAAAATTGCACAATACCAGAAAGAAAATGCTGAACAAATAATTAATGCTCAAGCCCGCAAG GCTGAAGAATATGCTGCAGCTTTAGCCGCAAGCAAGGGACACCCTGATAGTGATCCG ACCACGAGCCAGAGCTTTCAAGGAGGTGTCGGTGCAGGTGCGCAGGGTTATTATGCCCCCGCGGTTGCAGGGGGGGCAATTGGGCAGCCACGGCCAACAGGCATGGCCCCACAGCCCATTCCTATCGGATCAAACCCGGACATGCACGCCTACAATTATGACAATGAAGAAATGACGAGACTCAGAGCAGAGAGAGGTGGAAGGGCAGGAGGGTGGAGCATGGAATTGAGCAGGAAACGGGCACTCGAAGAAGCCTTCAGTAGCATTTGGATTTGA